From Triticum urartu cultivar G1812 chromosome 2, Tu2.1, whole genome shotgun sequence, a single genomic window includes:
- the LOC125541234 gene encoding uncharacterized protein LOC125541234 produces MVEPRAGAGAAAAPSPAATVAPPSPNQGTTAGARKRKAPATEKVPRKPRKRQVEEPIQIPVYYGCRKGDFSSVHGDDLVQDCPAIYAENICAHIIGELPLQPQSMSLVDLQLWVFKLFRLHPETQDLHIKGFLKQRKNDPYDEEDPDWYLEYYQWDTHEFYSDKYWRSFANKLKKKRNVTQKFMLYVESSEIRHYDILRKAIGDGYSQQLPLVLPGTESLTRCEFSFRYLKEHLAVTAEEMAVYLTGHNGEHVTPAEAWRARQMALEKEFGTFYDSYNFAPRLLKEIARKNPGGFVDIKDAEVSGCKDFRVLHRIFWAFGQCLQAFGACRPVLCIKGAPLCGKYQGVLLTAVALDANDFSIPVAFAIVECETKESWLWFLRNLERAVVDQADVCIIHDYKKELIDAVEDLLNSRRRQGLKAESRWCMEHLAENFYAYFGDKNLVMMFKKLCQQKRQHTFDKLWKELDELTSKYMTEKEFGASEEVQQGSVKHDEAELQEQNPSSHTDSVEDGKEGDHAGDSKGKITKFSDWIRLKPMEKWSLVHDSNGARYGIMGTDITDVYKNDPVLKGITCLPLSAMVEVTFLRLEEYFKNTSAAANKAIGNPSVSFPERVQDDMNSKMQKAEMHQVLGGEEALKFTVKSGQRQVTVNLKSEYTHNMDKSKGSTARKTATCSCNKPQLLHKPCSHVIAVCCHIGVSTAEYMSPYYSLTCLGRTWSKKFNEFSRNYRKNLPRYYRDIRPFERETPTWIPDKRLECGFPVYLLSDCAQTAVVVEEQQCTTEDESVADNEATKARSEESRT; encoded by the exons ATGGTGGAACCacgcgccggcgccggcgccgccgcAGCCCCCTCCCCCGCCGCGACCGTCGCACCCCCCTCCCCCAACCAG GGCACCACCGCCGGCGCGAGGAAGCGGAAGGCCCCGGCGACGGAGAAGGTTCCGAGGAAGCCCCGCAAGCGGCAG GTTGAAGAACCGATTCAGATCCCTGTGTACTACGGGTGCAGAAAAGGTGATTTTTCAAGCGTGCACGGCGATGATTTAGTTCAAGATTGCCCAGCCATTTATGCAGAAAACATATGTGCGCACATAATCGGCGAGCTGCCGCTGCAGCCACAGTCGATGTCACTGGTGGATCTACAGCTCTGGGTCTTCAAGCTGTTCAGGCTCCATCCAGAAACACAAGATCTCCATATTAAGGGGTTCCTCAAACAGCGCAAGAATGACCCGTATgacgaagaggatccggactggTATTTGGAGTACTACCAGTGGGACACCCATGAATTTTATTCCGACAAATACTGGAGATCCTTTGCCAACAAATTGAAGAAAAAGAGAAATGTGACGCAGAAGTTCATGTTGTACGTGGAATCCTCTGAGATCAGGCACTATGACATATTGCGCAAAGCCATAGGTGATGGTTACTCTCAACAGCTGCCGCTTGTGTTGCCTGGGACAGAAAGCCTGACAAGGTGTGAATTCAGCTTCCGGTACCTTAAGGAACACCTGGCAGTTACTGCTGAGGAAATGGCAGTTTATCTCACTGGTCACAATGGCGAGCATGTTACTCCCGCCGAggcgtggagggcaagacagatgGCTCTGGAGAAGGAATTCGGTACCTTTTATGATTCATACAACTTTGCCCCGAGGTTACTCAAGGAAATAGCACGTAAAAACCCTGGTGGTTTTGTAGACATCAAGGATGCAGAGGTTTCAGGGTGTAAGGATTTTCGAGTCCTCCACCGTATATTTTGGGCGTTTGGACAATGCTTACAGGCCTTCGGTGCCTGTCGCCCTGTGCTGTGCATTAAAGGCGCACCCCTATGCGGGAAATATCAAGGGGTGCTGTTGACAGCTGTAGCATTAGATGCTAATGATTTCTCCATTCCAGTAGCATTTGCCATCGTCGAGTGCGAGACAAAGGAAAGCTGGCTGTGGTTTCTTAGGAATCTGGAGCGAGCAGTGGTTGATCAAGCTGATGTCTGCATTATACACGACTACAAAAAGGAGTTGATCGACGCTGTGGAGGATCTTCTGAATTCCCGTCGACGACAAGGGCTGAAAGCAGAAAGCCGGTGGTGCATGGAACACCTTGCTGAAAACTTCTATGCATATTTTGGCGACAAGAACCTGGTGATGATGTTCAAGAAACTTTGTCAACAGAAGCGACAACATACGTTTGATAAACTCTGGAAGGAGCTCGACGAGTTGACATCCAAATATATGACAGAGAAAGAATTTGGTGCTAGTGAGGAAGTGCAGCAGGGGTCAGTCAAGCATGATGAGGCAGAGCTTCAGGAGCAAAACCCATCCAGCCATACTGATTCAGTGGAGGATGGGAAGGAAGGAGATCATGCCGGTGACAGCAAGGGAAAGATAACAAAGTTCTCTGATTGGATTCGTCTGAAACCAATGGAGAAGTGGTCACTGGTGCATGATAGCAATGGAGCAAGATATGGCATCATGGGCACTGATATAACGGATGTATATAAGAACGATCCTGTATTGAAAGGTATAACTTGCCTTCCACTAAGTGCGATGGTGGAGGTGACATTCCTGCGCTTGGAAGAGTATTTCAAAAACACAAGTGCCGCAGCAAACAAAGCAATCGGCAACCCATCAGTCAGCTTCCCGGAACGTGTCCAGGATGACATGAACTCCAAAATGCAGAAAGCCGAGATGCATCAAGTTCTTGGGGGTGAAGAAGCTCTGAAATTTACGGTGAAGTCGGGGCAGAGGCAGGTTACCGTGAACTTGAAGTCGGAATATACCCACAACATGGATAAGTCTAAAGGATCCACAGCTCGAAAAACTGCTACCTGTTCATGCAACAAGCCGCAGCTGCTTCACAAGCCTTGCTCTCATGTCATTGCCGTCTGTTGTCATATTGGGGTTAGCACTGCTGAATACATGTCCCCATACTACAGCCTGACTTGTCTAGGCAGGACCTGGAGTAAAAAATTCAATGAGTTCTCACGCAACTACAGAAAGAATTTGCCACGCTACTACAGAGATATTAGACCATTCGAGCGTGAAACACCAACTTGGATCCCAGACAAAAGATTGGAGTGTGGTTTTCCTGTTTATCTGTTGTCGGACTGCGCACAAACTGCCGTTGTCGTTGAAGAGCAACAGTGCACAACTGAAGATGAATCAGTTGCAGACAATGAAGCAACAAAGGCACGCTCAGAAGAATCAAGAACCTAG
- the LOC125541235 gene encoding probable calcium-binding protein CML27, which translates to MAARRWLLWPGGTTLEQFKEWLKQFDVDGDGRISKAELRQAIRRRGCWFATLRAGRALRHADRDKSGYIEDAEIENLVAFAQKDLGMKISAW; encoded by the coding sequence ATGGCAGCGCGGAGGTGGCTCCTCTGGCCGGGAGGGACCACGCTGGAGCAATTCAAGGAGTGGCTGAAGCAGTTCGACGTGGACGGCGACGGCCGGATCAGCAAGGCGGAGCTCCGCCAGGCCATCCGCCGCCGGGGCTGCTGGTTCGCCACCCTCAGGGCTGGCCGAGCCCTCCGCCACGCCGACAGGGACAAGAGCGGCTACATTGAAGACGCCGAGATTGAGAATCTCGTCGCGTTCGCGCAGAAAGACCTCGGCATGAAGATCTCTGCCTGGTAA